One genomic window of Acidovorax radicis includes the following:
- a CDS encoding LysR family transcriptional regulator: MNYPDFQIDWLRAFVAVVDAGSLSGAAPLVHRSQSAVSMQIKKLEAALDRPVLLRGPRHLEVTPAGAQLLSYARRVLDLQAEAHAALFGPKLAGRVRLGVPDDYASTYLTPVLRSFSHRYQGVEIELTCEQSTSLIPRVVRGELDLALVSRDKPQRGRFLFDEPLVWVGAAQYEAWRRDPLPIAVYESTSMARQATLSALAARRRAYRIVYHSSSLAGQLAAVESGLAVAVLTRCSVPPNLQILQNLPAEFDLPPLDAMHVAVLRSKVSQRSAAVDAMYEQVVRTLGA, translated from the coding sequence ATGAACTACCCGGACTTTCAGATCGACTGGCTGCGCGCCTTTGTGGCCGTGGTGGATGCAGGCTCGCTCTCGGGCGCGGCACCGCTTGTGCACCGCTCGCAGTCGGCGGTCAGCATGCAGATCAAGAAGCTGGAGGCCGCGCTGGATCGCCCCGTGCTGCTGCGCGGCCCGCGCCACCTGGAGGTGACGCCCGCTGGCGCGCAGCTGCTGTCGTACGCGCGCCGCGTGCTCGATTTGCAGGCCGAGGCGCATGCCGCGCTGTTTGGCCCCAAGCTGGCGGGCCGGGTGCGGCTGGGCGTGCCCGACGACTACGCATCGACCTACCTCACGCCGGTGCTGCGCAGCTTTTCACACCGCTACCAGGGGGTGGAGATTGAGCTGACCTGCGAGCAATCGACCTCGCTCATCCCGCGCGTGGTGCGCGGCGAGCTGGACCTGGCCCTGGTCTCGCGCGACAAGCCGCAGCGCGGACGCTTTCTGTTTGACGAGCCGCTGGTGTGGGTGGGTGCCGCGCAGTACGAAGCCTGGCGGCGCGACCCACTGCCGATTGCGGTGTACGAATCAACCAGCATGGCGCGGCAGGCCACCCTGTCGGCACTGGCGGCGCGGCGGCGTGCCTACCGCATCGTGTACCACAGCTCCAGCCTGGCGGGCCAGCTGGCCGCTGTGGAAAGCGGCCTGGCGGTGGCCGTGCTCACGCGCTGCAGCGTGCCGCCCAATCTGCAGATTCTGCAAAACCTGCCAGCGGAGTTTGACCTGCCGCCCCTCGATGCGATGCACGTGGCAGTGCTGCGCAGCAAGGTGTCGCAGCGCTCAGCAGCGGTGGATGCGATGTATGAGCAGGTGGTGCGTACGCTGGGCGCGTAG
- a CDS encoding DsbA family protein, with amino-acid sequence MDRSDSHTTVAYLFDPLCGWCYAAASALARLQATPGVHVQLAPTGLFAGAGARPMDAQFAAYAWSNDQRIEKLTGQPFTPAYRDRILGAAAGRFDSGPATLALTAVAQTAPERELDVLHALQCARYVDGRDTADAQVLADVLTALGLADAAAMVLAPGAALHRATAERVAKAQATMHAVGARGVPQLVATGQGGALRLIGGDALLGPHESLLAQVLAG; translated from the coding sequence ATGGACCGATCTGACTCTCACACCACCGTCGCTTACCTCTTCGACCCCCTGTGCGGCTGGTGCTACGCCGCCGCTTCCGCGCTGGCGCGCCTGCAGGCCACGCCCGGTGTGCATGTGCAACTGGCACCTACCGGCCTGTTTGCGGGCGCGGGTGCTCGCCCCATGGATGCGCAGTTCGCCGCCTATGCATGGTCCAACGACCAGCGCATCGAAAAGCTCACGGGCCAGCCGTTCACCCCGGCCTATCGTGACCGCATTCTGGGCGCCGCAGCAGGCCGGTTCGACTCAGGCCCCGCCACGCTGGCGCTGACCGCCGTGGCGCAGACGGCGCCCGAGCGCGAGCTGGACGTGTTGCACGCCCTGCAGTGCGCCCGGTACGTGGATGGCCGCGACACAGCCGATGCGCAGGTGCTGGCCGATGTGCTGACGGCCCTGGGTCTGGCTGATGCGGCGGCCATGGTGTTGGCGCCTGGCGCCGCACTGCACCGCGCCACGGCAGAGCGCGTTGCCAAAGCCCAGGCCACGATGCACGCCGTGGGCGCACGCGGTGTGCCGCAATTAGTGGCGACGGGGCAGGGCGGCGCGCTGCGGTTGATTGGGGGCGACGCGCTGCTGGGGCCGCACGAGAGTTTGCTGGCGCAGGTTCTGGCGGGTTGA
- a CDS encoding MBL fold metallo-hydrolase, with product MFRTTLIAATLAVAFTGAQAAQPLQVKVYNADGNSFNVNSTLVYGEKEAMVIDAGFTRADALRIAANVLDTGKELKTIYVSQADPDYYFGVETLKEFFPQADVVTTPAVLEKINAKLAGKLAFWGPKMGANAPRTPVLPKALSGNTLSVDGQMVEIRGTTGLLAHRPYAWIPSIKAVVGNIGVFGTNMHVWTADTQTVAERSAWVAQLDEMAALQPTVVVPGHMPAGGTLAAANISYTKGYLQAFEKNAAATKTSAELIDAMKKAYPAAPMGLSLDIGAKVNKGEMKW from the coding sequence ATGTTCCGCACCACCCTCATCGCCGCCACCCTCGCCGTTGCCTTCACCGGCGCCCAGGCCGCCCAGCCCCTGCAAGTCAAGGTCTACAACGCCGACGGCAACAGCTTCAACGTGAACTCCACGCTGGTGTATGGCGAGAAAGAGGCCATGGTCATCGACGCAGGCTTCACCCGTGCCGACGCGCTGCGCATTGCTGCCAACGTGCTCGACACGGGCAAAGAGCTGAAGACCATCTACGTGAGCCAGGCCGACCCCGACTACTACTTCGGCGTGGAGACACTCAAGGAGTTCTTCCCCCAGGCAGACGTGGTGACCACCCCTGCCGTGCTGGAGAAGATCAACGCCAAGCTCGCAGGCAAGCTCGCCTTCTGGGGCCCCAAGATGGGCGCCAACGCACCGCGCACGCCCGTGCTGCCCAAGGCCTTGAGCGGCAACACGCTGAGCGTGGACGGCCAGATGGTGGAGATCCGTGGCACCACGGGCCTGCTGGCACACCGCCCGTATGCGTGGATTCCATCGATCAAGGCCGTGGTGGGCAACATTGGCGTGTTCGGCACCAACATGCATGTGTGGACGGCCGACACGCAAACCGTGGCCGAACGCAGCGCCTGGGTGGCCCAGCTCGACGAAATGGCCGCGCTGCAGCCCACGGTGGTGGTGCCCGGCCACATGCCCGCTGGTGGCACGCTGGCCGCCGCCAACATCAGTTACACCAAAGGCTACCTGCAAGCCTTCGAGAAAAACGCCGCTGCCACCAAGACCAGCGCCGAACTCATCGACGCGATGAAAAAGGCCTACCCCGCAGCGCCCATGGGCCTGTCGCTGGACATTGGCGCCAAGGTCAACAAGGGCGAGATGAAGTGGTAG
- a CDS encoding DMT family transporter: MNHKASVAAPSSLALPIASTAPGGTRARDGQWLLIAGGVLLGTIGVFVEEAGQHPLVTVWFRCAFGALALLAWCLATGRGRQLLLHGRARWVACATGVLMVLNWALFFAAIPRTSIAVATVVFHIQPIWVIVCGALFLREAVSPMQWLATLAALGGLVLTTGLLDGTAAAAAASSSGGGYLAGVLMCLAGSFCYAGVTLLANTQKTISPFAMALWQCLVGAVVLVWAPFVLGWPQQGAAWGWLLGLGVLHTGLAYVVLFAGMARLGLGRIAVLQFVYPLTAVLVDWVVYGRTLSPVQLAGVGLMATALWTIRRPASAQAVRGS, from the coding sequence ATGAACCACAAAGCCAGCGTTGCAGCGCCTTCATCACTTGCTCTGCCCATTGCATCCACCGCGCCCGGCGGCACACGCGCGCGTGACGGCCAGTGGCTGCTGATCGCAGGTGGCGTGCTGCTGGGCACTATCGGCGTGTTTGTGGAAGAGGCGGGCCAGCACCCGCTGGTCACCGTATGGTTCCGCTGCGCATTCGGCGCGCTGGCGCTGCTGGCCTGGTGCCTGGCCACCGGGCGGGGCCGTCAACTGCTATTGCATGGGCGTGCGCGCTGGGTGGCCTGCGCCACCGGTGTGCTCATGGTGCTGAACTGGGCCCTGTTTTTTGCGGCCATTCCGCGCACGTCCATTGCCGTGGCCACGGTGGTGTTTCACATCCAGCCCATCTGGGTCATCGTGTGTGGCGCGCTGTTTCTGCGCGAGGCCGTTTCGCCCATGCAATGGCTCGCCACACTGGCCGCGCTGGGCGGCCTGGTGCTGACCACCGGGCTGCTCGACGGCACCGCGGCCGCCGCAGCGGCCAGCAGCAGCGGCGGCGGCTACCTGGCGGGGGTGCTGATGTGCCTGGCGGGCTCTTTTTGCTATGCCGGTGTGACCTTGCTCGCCAACACGCAGAAAACCATCAGCCCCTTTGCGATGGCGCTGTGGCAGTGCCTAGTGGGTGCCGTGGTGCTGGTGTGGGCGCCCTTCGTGCTGGGCTGGCCGCAGCAGGGCGCCGCGTGGGGCTGGCTGCTGGGCCTGGGCGTGCTGCACACGGGGCTGGCGTATGTGGTGCTGTTCGCCGGCATGGCGCGCTTGGGGCTGGGGCGCATCGCGGTGCTGCAGTTTGTGTACCCGCTCACAGCGGTGCTGGTGGACTGGGTGGTGTATGGCCGCACGCTCAGCCCTGTGCAGTTGGCTGGCGTGGGGCTGATGGCTACTGCGCTCTGGACCATCCGGCGGCCTGCCAGCGCACAGGCCGTGCGCGGCAGCTGA